From Vitis vinifera cultivar Pinot Noir 40024 chromosome 3, ASM3070453v1, the proteins below share one genomic window:
- the LOC100256695 gene encoding serine carboxypeptidase-like 13: MYRSLLLVLAFSSIAVSESIIKTLPGFEGDLPFKLETGYVGVGKSDDIQLFYYFIESERNPSLDPLMLWLTGGPGCSAFSGLVYEIGPLIFDYANRSGDIPALLSNPYSWTKVASIIFLDSPVGSGFSYAQSSEGYRTSDSLAAAHGYDFLKKWLIDHPEFLRNRLYIAGDSYSGLFVPIIAQKISDGNEAGQEPHMNLNGYLLGNALVDENIDFNSRVPFAHRMTFLSDKLYKKTEASCNGKYLKADPSNGQCTENLKVVNKCMEKINLPHVLEPKCGRPLSWKPNALKWESIPLEENFSDFLLSPIRQLPEPTCRLYKFLFSYIWANDRRVQKALGIREGTIPEWVRCNNSLAYTHDVFSTVAYIQKLHEKGYGGLIYSGDHDMLVPHMGTQEWINSLNLSISKDWEPWFVDGQVAGFSIEYSNSKRGMTFATVKGGGHTAPEYKPKECLAMIYRWLAYYPL, from the exons ATGTATAGGAGCTTGCTTCTTGTGTTAGCTTTCTCAAGCATTGCTGTATCAGAGTCAATCATCAAGACACTGCCAGGGTTTGAAGGAGATCTTCCCTTCAAACTTGAAACAgg GTATGTGGGGGTTGGCAAATCCGATGACATCCAGCTATTCTATTACTTCATCGAGTCTGAGAGGAATCCAAGCTTGGATCCTCTAATGCTTTGGCTCACTGGAGGCCCTGGGTGTTCTGCCTTTAGTGGTTTAGTCTATGAAATTG GTCCATTGATATTCGACTATGCAAATCGCAGTGGAGACATACCAGCATTATTGTCGAATCCATACTCCTGGACAAAG GTTGCCAgtataatatttttggattcACCAGTTGGCTCTGGGTTCTCTTATGCCCAAAGTTCTGAAGGTTACCGCACTAGTGATTCACTGGCAGCAGCACATGGTTATGATTTTCTAAAGAAG TGGCTCATTGACCATCCTGAGTTTCTCAGAAATCGGTTATACATTGCTGGTGATTCGTATTCAGGCCTTTTTGTTCCAATCATTGCTCAGAAAATATCAGATG GCAACGAAGCTGGACAAGAGCCACACATGAATCTCAAT GGATATTTGCTAGGGAATGCCCTAGTAGATGAAAACATCGACTTCAATTCGAGAGTTCCATTTGCTCACAGAATGACATTTTTATCAGATAAACTCTATAAG AAAACTGAGGCAAGCTGCAATGGTAAGTATCTGAAAGCAGATCCAAGCAATGGACAATGCACAGAAAATCTTAAAGTTGTTAATAAG TGCATGGAGAAAATAAATCTTCCACATGTATTGGAACCCAAGTGTGGTAGGCCACTCTCCTGGAAACCAAATGCCTTAAAATGGGAATCAATCCCTTTGGAGGAGAATTTCTCGGATTTCCTCCTTTCACCAATCCGCCAACTTCCTGAACCAACATGTCGG CTTTACAAATTTTTGTTCTCCTACATTTGGGCTAATGATAGAAGGGTTCAAAAAGCTCTTGGCATTAGAGAG GGGACAATACCAGAGTGGGTTAGATGCAATAATAGCTTAGCTTACACACATGATGTCTTCAGTACAGTGGCTTATATTCAGAAGCTCCATGAGAAAGGCTATGGAGGTCTGATTTACAG tGGTGATCATGACATGCTTGTTCCACATATGGGCACACAGGAATGGATAAATTCTCTTAACTTGTCGATTTCCAAAGACTGGGAGCCATGGTTTGTTGATGGCCAAGTTGCAGG ATTCAGTATCGAGTATTCAAACAGCAAACGTGGTATGACATTTGCAACTGTAAAG GGAGGGGGTCACACAGCTCCAGAATACAAACCTAAGGAATGTCTTGCTATGATCTATAGATGGTTGGCTTATTATCCGCTCTAG